The genomic window TACCGCCTGACTGAGGACGGGCTGCGACTGGCGCGCGAGCAGCGCGGAGAGAACCAACGGCTGAGGCTGAAGGGGGCACTGGCATGAAGCGTGACGAGTGGAGAGCAGCCAGGTTGAATGAGGCAGCGAACGTGCCGGATACGCAGTGGGCCACGGAGACGCGCCGGAGCCTCTGGTGGTGGGAGATGACTTTCAGCGCTCTGTACTTTGCTGCGCTGGCGGCGATTCAGGTTCTTTGCTTCGCCGTGCAGCCTCCCACGCAACTGTGGCTCGGCGTCATGCTCGTCGTGGTCGGCCTGGGTTTAAGCCTGGGGTTCGGCGGAAGGTCCCCCTTCACAGTAGGAGCGGCGTCCCTCGTTTATTTCCCTGCCGCGTGGCTGACGGTGGTGCTGTGGCAAGCACTGAGCTGGGGGCAGGTGCCCATGTCGCCAGGGGTGGACGACGCAGGCTTTTTCGTGCTGCCCGTGCTGGCGGCGAGCGCCGCTCTTGTGGGCGGGTTCCTGCGCGTCGCTGCCCAATGGGGCAAACGGTTTTAACCCGACTGGCTACACTGTGCCCATGACCGACGCTGCTCCCAAAGCGATGAGCGAGGCCGAGTATCTGCGGACCGAGGCGCAGAGCCCCTACAAGCGCGAGTATGTGGGCGGCTTTGTCTATCCGCTACACGCTCAGGCGTGAGCGAGCGGAGCCCACGTGCGCGTCTGCATGAATATTGCCGGGAACCTGTATACCGACGCTATGAACCAGGGCTGCCGTCTCTATCAGTCCGACATGAAGCTCTATGTTCCGGGCAATTCTAGTTACTTCTACCCGGACGTGATGCTGGTCTGCGGGGGCGAGCCCCACGACCGCTACTCTGAGACTTCACCCTGCCTGCTGGTGGAAGTCCTGTCAGGCAGCACCGCCGACACTGACCGCCGCCATAAATACGCGGCCTACACAGGGATCGCCAGTCTTCAGACTTACCTGATCGTGTCGCAGTCCGAGCGGCATGTCGTGGAATACCGCCGGGCAGGCAACGGCTGGGAGATGCACGAGCACCGAGACGTGGGCGAAGTTTACGTCGCTTGCCTCGGGCGAACACTGACACTGGACGAGATCTACCGGGGCATGCTGTAACTGCAAAAAGCCGGAGCTTCTGCGTTCCGGCTTCTTTTCTCCATCAACCATCAACGGTCCACCATCGACACTTACGCCAGTGGCAACTCCACCATGCCGCCGGGCAGCTCGCCCTCGCCTTTGCCCTCCATACGGGCGGTGACGGCGAGGCCCGTCGGCGTCTGCGCCAGCCCGCCTTCCGCCGTTTCGCGCAGGGCGGCGGGCATCAGGCGGCCCACCGAGGCCATCGCGCCGAGCACCTCGTCGGGCGGAATGAAACTTTCGAGTTGCGCCAGCGCCAGTTGCGCCGCACTGACGGCGTGGACGGCGAAAAAGGCGTTGCGGCTCACGCACGGCACCTCCACGTACCCGCCCACCGGGTCGCACACCAGCCCGATGGTGTTCATCAGCGCGAGGCTGGCGGCGTGGACGGCGGCGCGGGGCGTGCCTCCCAGCAGCTCGACCACCGCCGCCGCCGCCATCGCCGCGCTCGACCCGATTTCAGCCTGACAGCCGCCCGCCGCGCCCGAGATGAACATGCGCTTGGAAATCGCCTTGCCCACGCCCGCCGCCAGAATCATCGGGTCCACGAGCTGCTCATCACTCAGGCCGAGGTGGTCGGCCACGCCCAGCAGCGCCCCCGGAATGGTGCCCGCGCTGCCCGCCGTCGGCGCGGCCACAATGCGGCCCATGCGGGCGTTTTCCTCGTTGACGGCCATCGCGTAGGCCTGCACCCGCTTGAGCAGCGGCGCCCCCAGCACGTCGGGCGCGTCCCACAGCCCCTTGGCGTTCCAGCCGACCATGCCGGTGATGCTCCGCGCGTCGCTTTGCAGCCCGCGTTCCACACTCGAGCGCATTTCGCCGATGCGGCGCAGCATTTCGGCGCGGATGTCGGCGGGGTCGAGCCCGGTTTCGGCGCAGTCGCGTTCCAGCACCCAGCGCGAGGCTGGGGCGGGGGCGTTCATCAGTTCTTCGAGTGTCATGGTCAGGCTCCTTCGGGCAGGGGGCGAACGCGGCCAGTCTTGGCGCGGGGGAGATGTCGGTGAAGTCACTCTATTCCGCCGCCTCGCCGCTGACCTTGCCAGTACCCCGTCCGGTCAGGTGAGACGCCCACACGACAAGAAACCCCCGACGGACGGGGAGCAGGCGCCGGGGAAGAGAATTCAGTCCAGCCGAGGCGCCAGCCGTTCGATGACGGCTTCGAGGGCCAGCTGAAAAGCCGCCTCGCCCTCGACGAACTGATATTCGGGGTGCGGTGCCTGCCCGAACGTGGGCGCCATCTGCTGCCAGCCCACCGCGAGCGCGTAGCAGTGCACCAGAATCTGCTGGTTGATTTCTGGGGCATACGGCATAGCCGACACCGCCTGCTTGAGCAACTGCTGCGTTTCGCGGCGAAAGTTGGCCTCGACCTCGGGGGCGAGGTGGCTGCGCAGCACAGTGGTCAGCAGCAGCAGCAGCCGGCGCAGGTGACCCTGGTCGTGCAGGGCGTCGGTCAGGGTGGCCGCCATCTCACGGGGCGTCTGGGGCCGCTGGGCGCCGAGCAACTCACCGAAGCGCTGAAACCAGCCCTGCAGGTACTCGTGCAGCAGGG from Deinococcus radiodurans R1 = ATCC 13939 = DSM 20539 includes these protein-coding regions:
- a CDS encoding Uma2 family endonuclease; protein product: MRVCMNIAGNLYTDAMNQGCRLYQSDMKLYVPGNSSYFYPDVMLVCGGEPHDRYSETSPCLLVEVLSGSTADTDRRHKYAAYTGIASLQTYLIVSQSERHVVEYRRAGNGWEMHEHRDVGEVYVACLGRTLTLDEIYRGML
- a CDS encoding TetR/AcrR family transcriptional regulator, with amino-acid sequence MPVASSRPLRARSALEKTRRRDDILRSAERLWLSTPYADLSMNQVAREAKLAKGTLYLYFDTKEELFLALLHEYLQGWFQRFGELLGAQRPQTPREMAATLTDALHDQGHLRRLLLLLTTVLRSHLAPEVEANFRRETQQLLKQAVSAMPYAPEINQQILVHCYALAVGWQQMAPTFGQAPHPEYQFVEGEAAFQLALEAVIERLAPRLD
- the sdaAA gene encoding L-serine ammonia-lyase, iron-sulfur-dependent, subunit alpha → MTLEELMNAPAPASRWVLERDCAETGLDPADIRAEMLRRIGEMRSSVERGLQSDARSITGMVGWNAKGLWDAPDVLGAPLLKRVQAYAMAVNEENARMGRIVAAPTAGSAGTIPGALLGVADHLGLSDEQLVDPMILAAGVGKAISKRMFISGAAGGCQAEIGSSAAMAAAAVVELLGGTPRAAVHAASLALMNTIGLVCDPVGGYVEVPCVSRNAFFAVHAVSAAQLALAQLESFIPPDEVLGAMASVGRLMPAALRETAEGGLAQTPTGLAVTARMEGKGEGELPGGMVELPLA